A genomic stretch from Pseudomonas mendocina includes:
- the aceF gene encoding dihydrolipoyllysine-residue acetyltransferase: MSELIRVPDIGSGEGEVIELFVKVGDRIEADQSLLTLESDKASMEIPAPKAGVITALKVKLGDKLKEGDELLELEVEGDAPAAAPAAEAPSAAPAAEPAPAAAPAPAPAAAASSSVQDIHVPDIGSAGTAKVIEILVKAGDTVEVDQSLITLESDKASMEIPSPAAGVVEEVLVKLDADVGTGDLILKLKVAGAAPAAAEQPAPAAAAPAPAPAAAAPAAAPAAAPSSSVQDINVPDIGSAGTAKVIEILVKAGETVEVDQSLITLESDKASMEIPSPAAGVVEEVLVKLDADVGTGDLILKLKVAGAAPAAAPAAAEPAKREVHRVPEGAAPHIAAEVRAIAALSAAAENAGIAKREGVKVHAGPAVRLTAREFGVDLADVTGTGPKGRILKEDVQAYVKAMMSKAKAAPEAAAATGGAGIPPIPTVDFSKFGEVEEVPMTRLMQVGAANLHRSWLNVPHVTQFDSADITELEAFRVAQKAVAEKAGVKLTVLPLLLKACAFLLKELPDFNSSLAPSGKALIRKKYVHLGFAVDTPDGLLVPVIKNVDQKSLLQLAAEAAELADKARNKKLSADDMQGACFTISSLGHIGGTGFTPIVNAPEVAILGVSKATMQPVWDGKAFQPRLMLPLSLSYDHRVINGAAAARFTKRLGDVLADIRTLLL; this comes from the coding sequence ATGAGTGAATTGATTCGCGTCCCCGACATCGGCAGCGGTGAGGGTGAAGTCATTGAACTGTTCGTTAAGGTTGGCGACCGCATTGAGGCTGATCAAAGCCTGCTGACGCTGGAGTCGGACAAAGCGAGCATGGAAATCCCGGCCCCGAAAGCCGGTGTGATCACCGCACTGAAAGTCAAACTGGGCGACAAGCTCAAAGAAGGCGACGAGCTGCTTGAGCTGGAAGTCGAAGGCGACGCCCCAGCCGCAGCACCTGCAGCCGAAGCCCCGTCAGCCGCTCCGGCTGCTGAGCCAGCGCCAGCTGCTGCCCCTGCTCCGGCCCCAGCGGCCGCTGCCAGCAGCAGCGTGCAAGACATTCACGTCCCGGATATCGGCTCGGCGGGCACCGCCAAAGTCATCGAGATTCTGGTCAAGGCAGGCGACACCGTTGAGGTTGATCAGTCCCTGATCACCCTGGAGTCCGACAAAGCCAGCATGGAGATTCCGTCTCCAGCTGCGGGCGTAGTTGAGGAAGTGCTGGTCAAACTGGATGCCGACGTCGGCACCGGCGACCTGATCCTCAAGCTCAAAGTCGCAGGCGCTGCACCGGCCGCCGCCGAGCAACCAGCACCAGCCGCAGCAGCTCCGGCTCCTGCTCCAGCTGCCGCCGCCCCGGCTGCGGCTCCAGCCGCTGCTCCCAGCAGCAGCGTGCAGGACATCAACGTCCCGGATATCGGCTCAGCAGGCACCGCCAAAGTCATCGAGATTCTGGTTAAGGCAGGCGAAACCGTTGAGGTGGACCAGTCCCTGATCACCCTGGAGTCCGACAAAGCCAGCATGGAGATTCCGTCTCCAGCTGCAGGCGTAGTTGAAGAAGTGCTGGTCAAACTGGATGCCGACGTCGGCACCGGCGACCTCATCCTCAAACTCAAAGTCGCAGGCGCTGCACCGGCCGCCGCTCCGGCTGCTGCTGAACCCGCCAAGCGTGAAGTGCACCGCGTACCGGAAGGCGCAGCCCCGCACATCGCCGCCGAAGTTCGCGCGATTGCCGCCCTTTCAGCTGCTGCTGAAAACGCCGGCATCGCCAAGCGCGAAGGCGTCAAAGTGCACGCTGGCCCGGCTGTACGCCTGACCGCCCGCGAGTTTGGTGTCGACCTGGCAGACGTGACCGGCACAGGCCCTAAAGGCCGCATCCTCAAAGAGGACGTGCAGGCTTACGTCAAAGCAATGATGAGCAAGGCCAAGGCCGCGCCGGAAGCTGCTGCAGCCACTGGCGGCGCAGGCATTCCGCCGATCCCGACCGTGGACTTCAGCAAGTTCGGTGAAGTTGAAGAAGTACCGATGACCCGCCTGATGCAGGTCGGTGCCGCCAACCTGCACCGCAGCTGGCTCAACGTACCGCACGTAACCCAGTTCGACAGCGCCGACATCACTGAGCTGGAAGCTTTCCGCGTTGCGCAGAAAGCCGTGGCTGAAAAGGCTGGCGTCAAACTCACCGTACTGCCACTGCTGCTCAAAGCCTGTGCCTTCCTGCTCAAGGAACTGCCAGACTTCAACAGCTCACTGGCCCCAAGCGGCAAAGCGCTGATCCGCAAGAAATACGTACACCTCGGCTTCGCCGTGGATACTCCGGACGGTCTGCTGGTTCCGGTGATCAAAAACGTCGATCAGAAGAGCCTGCTGCAACTGGCTGCCGAAGCGGCTGAGCTGGCCGACAAGGCCCGTAACAAAAAGCTCTCAGCAGACGACATGCAAGGCGCTTGCTTCACCATCTCCAGCCTCGGCCACATCGGCGGCACCGGCTTTACGCCGATCGTCAACGCGCCGGAAGTGGCGATCCTCGGTGTCAGCAAAGCCACCATGCAACCGGTGTGGGACGGCAAAGCCTTCCAGCCACGCCTGATGCTGCCGCTGTCGCTGTCCTACGACCACCGCGTGATCAACGGCGCCGCCGCGGCCCGCTTCACCAAGCGCCTGGGCGATGTCCTAGCCGACATCCGCACCCTGCTGCTGTAA
- a CDS encoding PAAR domain-containing protein: protein MSGKPAARQTDPTSCPLPGHGINPIATGSPNVLFDNLPAARETDSSACGSPLVSGLSSTVFINGLRAASVGSSGAHGNTVIMGSGTVIIGDSHTPAPFTAPAPLQFQKTYAQVFNIADSETGAPLTYREFIVVVDGRKISGVTDANGLAHVQAPSADSVISLHVPFKSPLRTLTELSEEVQ, encoded by the coding sequence ATGAGCGGAAAACCGGCTGCTCGCCAAACGGACCCAACATCCTGTCCCCTGCCAGGCCATGGCATAAACCCAATCGCCACCGGCTCACCCAACGTACTTTTTGACAATCTACCGGCAGCACGCGAGACAGACAGCAGCGCTTGCGGTAGCCCTCTAGTTTCGGGTTTGTCCTCCACCGTATTCATCAATGGGTTGCGTGCCGCCAGCGTGGGCAGCAGCGGCGCTCATGGGAATACAGTCATCATGGGCTCTGGCACCGTGATCATTGGAGATAGCCACACTCCAGCGCCCTTCACAGCACCAGCGCCCCTTCAGTTCCAGAAAACTTACGCCCAAGTATTCAATATTGCCGATAGTGAAACTGGTGCTCCACTCACCTATCGGGAATTCATTGTAGTGGTAGATGGACGAAAAATATCTGGAGTGACGGATGCCAACGGTCTAGCCCACGTACAGGCTCCCTCAGCAGACTCGGTTATTTCATTACACGTCCCGTTCAAGTCCCCTCTACGTACGCTCACTGAGCTGTCTGAGGAGGTCCAATGA
- a CDS encoding N-acetylmuramoyl-L-alanine amidase encodes MSGKSFVTTAQAQEVKAEQPLIPVTITIDDRAATREAIIRRVRASGRQFIERSEWGALKAKDGMESDWNYSMIAVHHAGRSYSCASGADQMKDTQGEHLDSKYDDIAYHFGIDCSGAIYEGRDIRLKGGSVRGYNTGVIGIVFLNNLTTAAEGDDLWAMSREAIERLGINTTNTIPTNQIDAAHELINTLKSVFLITQLGGHREYPGQAADGKICPGNVGMEFVINMRKVTGLFPPPKPL; translated from the coding sequence ATGAGCGGTAAATCTTTCGTGACAACAGCCCAAGCTCAAGAGGTGAAGGCTGAACAACCGCTCATTCCAGTAACAATCACCATTGATGACCGAGCCGCAACTCGAGAAGCAATCATCCGAAGAGTCCGCGCCTCGGGACGTCAATTTATCGAACGCTCTGAATGGGGAGCCCTCAAAGCAAAAGACGGGATGGAATCAGACTGGAACTATTCAATGATTGCTGTTCACCATGCCGGACGCAGTTATAGCTGTGCGAGTGGTGCAGACCAGATGAAAGACACTCAAGGAGAGCACCTTGATAGTAAATACGACGACATTGCCTATCACTTTGGCATTGATTGCAGCGGCGCTATTTATGAAGGCCGCGATATTCGCCTGAAAGGTGGCAGCGTTCGTGGATATAACACCGGTGTTATTGGGATTGTTTTCTTAAACAACCTGACCACGGCTGCCGAGGGTGATGACTTATGGGCAATGAGTCGTGAGGCCATTGAACGATTGGGTATCAATACAACAAACACAATCCCAACCAACCAAATAGATGCCGCCCACGAATTGATAAATACACTTAAAAGCGTTTTTCTGATTACCCAATTGGGCGGGCATCGTGAATACCCAGGGCAAGCAGCCGACGGAAAAATCTGCCCGGGGAATGTCGGGATGGAGTTTGTAATAAATATGAGGAAGGTTACCGGCTTGTTCCCGCCACCTAAACCACTATGA
- the aceE gene encoding pyruvate dehydrogenase (acetyl-transferring), homodimeric type: protein MQDLDPVETQEWLDALESVLENEGEDRAHYLMTRMGELATRSGSQLPYAITTPYRNTIPVTHEARMPGDLFMERRIRSLVRWNALAMVMRTNLEDSDLGGHISSFASSATLYDIGFNYFFQAPTEEHGGDLIFFQGHASPGVYARAFMEGRISEDQMKNFRREVDGKGLSSYPHPWLMPDFWQFPTVSMGLGPIQAIYQARFMKYLEARGFIPAGKQKVWCFLGDGECDEPESLGAISLAGREKLDNLIFVINCNLQRLDGPVRGNGKIIQELEGVFRGAQWNVNKVVWGRFWDPLLAKDVDGLLQRRMDEVVDGEYQNYKAKDGAYVREHFFNTPELKAMVADLSDDEIWRLNRGGHDPYKVYAAYHDAVNHEGQPTVILAKTIKGYGTGSGEAQNTAHNTKKVDVESLRQFRDRFDIPVSDDQLEHLPFVKPEEGSAEARYIAERRAALGGFVPQRRRKSFSIPTPPLETLKAILDGTGEREISTTMAFVRILAQLVKDKDIGQRIVPIIPDEARTFGMEGMFRQLGIYSSVGQLYEPVDKDQVMFYKEDKKGQILEEGINEAGAMSSFIAAGTSYSTHNQPMLPFYIFYSMFGLQRIGDLAWAAGDSRTRGFLIGGTAGRTTLNGEGLQHEDGHSHVLASTIPNCHSYDPTYGYELAVIIQDGMKRMTELQEDVFYYITVMNESYQQPAMPAGVEQGIIKGMYLLEEDKREAAHHVQLLGCGTILREVREAAKILRDEYNIGADVWSVTSFNELRRDGLAVERYNRLHPGQKPKQAYVQECLSGRNGPVVASTDYMKIFAEQIRQWVPSKEYKVLGTDGFGRSDSRKKLRHFFEVDRQWVVLAALEALVDRGEIEAKVLADAIAKFGIDPEKPNPLDC, encoded by the coding sequence ATGCAAGACCTCGATCCCGTCGAAACCCAGGAATGGCTGGACGCCCTTGAGTCCGTCCTCGAAAACGAGGGTGAAGACCGCGCACATTATTTGATGACCCGCATGGGCGAACTGGCCACCCGTAGTGGCTCACAATTGCCATACGCAATCACCACGCCCTACCGCAACACCATCCCGGTGACTCACGAAGCACGCATGCCGGGTGACCTGTTTATGGAGCGCCGTATCCGCTCCTTGGTGCGCTGGAACGCACTGGCCATGGTGATGCGCACCAACCTTGAGGATTCCGACCTCGGTGGTCACATCTCCAGCTTCGCCTCCTCGGCCACGCTGTATGACATCGGCTTCAACTATTTCTTCCAGGCCCCGACCGAAGAGCACGGCGGCGACCTGATCTTCTTCCAAGGCCACGCCAGCCCAGGCGTTTATGCCCGCGCCTTTATGGAAGGCCGCATCAGCGAAGACCAGATGAAGAACTTCCGTCGTGAAGTCGACGGCAAAGGTCTTTCCTCTTACCCGCACCCATGGCTGATGCCGGACTTCTGGCAGTTCCCGACCGTATCCATGGGCCTTGGCCCGATTCAGGCCATTTACCAAGCCCGCTTCATGAAGTACCTGGAAGCGCGTGGCTTTATCCCCGCTGGCAAGCAGAAAGTCTGGTGCTTCCTGGGTGACGGCGAGTGTGACGAGCCGGAATCCCTCGGCGCCATCTCCCTGGCGGGCCGCGAGAAGCTGGACAACCTGATCTTCGTCATCAACTGCAACCTGCAGCGCCTCGACGGCCCGGTTCGCGGCAACGGCAAGATCATCCAAGAGCTGGAAGGCGTGTTCCGTGGCGCCCAGTGGAATGTAAACAAAGTGGTCTGGGGCCGTTTTTGGGACCCGCTGCTGGCCAAAGACGTCGACGGCCTGCTGCAACGCCGCATGGACGAAGTGGTCGATGGTGAATACCAGAACTACAAAGCCAAAGACGGCGCTTACGTACGTGAGCACTTCTTCAACACCCCAGAACTCAAGGCCATGGTTGCTGACCTGTCCGACGACGAGATCTGGCGTCTGAACCGTGGCGGCCACGACCCGTACAAGGTCTACGCGGCCTACCACGATGCGGTTAACCACGAAGGTCAGCCGACCGTTATTCTGGCCAAAACCATCAAAGGCTACGGCACCGGCTCCGGTGAAGCGCAGAACACCGCGCACAACACCAAGAAAGTCGACGTGGAAAGCCTGCGCCAGTTCCGCGACCGCTTCGACATCCCGGTCAGCGACGACCAGCTTGAGCACCTGCCTTTTGTTAAACCCGAGGAAGGCAGCGCCGAAGCCCGTTACATCGCCGAACGCCGCGCCGCGCTCGGTGGCTTTGTGCCGCAGCGTCGCCGTAAGAGCTTCAGCATCCCGACACCGCCGCTGGAAACCCTAAAGGCCATCCTCGACGGCACCGGCGAGCGCGAAATCTCCACCACCATGGCCTTCGTGCGCATCCTCGCGCAGCTGGTCAAAGACAAAGACATCGGCCAGCGCATCGTTCCGATCATCCCGGACGAAGCCCGTACCTTTGGTATGGAAGGCATGTTCCGTCAGCTCGGCATCTACTCATCCGTAGGCCAGCTGTACGAGCCTGTGGATAAAGACCAGGTGATGTTCTACAAAGAGGACAAGAAAGGTCAGATCCTCGAAGAAGGCATCAACGAAGCGGGCGCAATGAGCTCCTTCATCGCCGCAGGTACCTCGTACTCCACCCACAACCAGCCGATGCTGCCGTTCTACATCTTCTACTCGATGTTCGGCCTGCAACGTATTGGCGACTTGGCCTGGGCCGCTGGCGACAGCCGCACCCGTGGTTTCCTGATCGGCGGCACCGCTGGCCGTACCACCCTGAACGGTGAAGGCCTGCAGCACGAAGACGGTCACAGCCACGTACTGGCTTCCACTATCCCGAACTGCCATTCCTATGACCCGACTTACGGCTACGAGCTGGCGGTGATCATTCAGGACGGCATGAAGCGCATGACCGAGCTTCAGGAAGACGTTTTCTACTACATCACCGTGATGAACGAGTCCTACCAGCAGCCAGCCATGCCGGCCGGTGTAGAGCAAGGCATCATCAAGGGCATGTACCTGCTCGAAGAAGACAAGCGCGAAGCCGCCCACCACGTGCAACTGCTGGGCTGCGGCACCATCCTGCGTGAAGTCCGCGAAGCCGCGAAGATTCTGCGTGACGAGTACAACATCGGCGCCGATGTCTGGAGCGTCACCAGCTTCAACGAACTGCGCCGCGACGGCCTGGCCGTTGAGCGTTACAACCGTCTGCACCCTGGCCAGAAGCCGAAACAGGCCTACGTACAAGAGTGCCTCAGCGGCCGTAACGGCCCGGTTGTAGCCAGCACCGACTACATGAAGATCTTCGCTGAACAGATTCGCCAGTGGGTACCGAGCAAAGAATACAAAGTGCTGGGCACCGACGGTTTCGGCCGCAGTGACAGCCGCAAGAAACTGCGCCACTTCTTCGAAGTGGATCGTCAGTGGGTTGTTCTGGCTGCACTGGAAGCACTGGTTGACCGTGGCGAAATCGAAGCCAAGGTTCTGGCCGATGCCATCGCCAAGTTCGGCATTGATCCTGAAAAACCAAACCCACTGGACTGCTAA